In Dasania marina DSM 21967, one genomic interval encodes:
- the rpsP gene encoding 30S ribosomal protein S16, which yields MVTIRLARGGSKKRPFYHLTVTDSRTSRNGRYLERVGFFNPVARGQEERLRVELERVEHWVSEGAQLSDRVAELVKSVKKAA from the coding sequence ATGGTAACAATTCGTTTAGCTCGTGGCGGTTCAAAAAAGCGTCCTTTTTATCACTTGACTGTGACTGACAGCCGTACATCACGTAATGGCCGTTATCTTGAGCGTGTGGGTTTCTTTAACCCTGTTGCGCGTGGCCAGGAAGAGCGTTTACGCGTTGAATTAGAGCGCGTTGAACACTGGGTATCTGAAGGCGCGCAATTATCTGACCGCGTAGCTGAGTTAGTTAAGAGCGTTAAGAAAGCGGCTTAA